GACTATATATTTACAGCTCAAGACGTCGGCCGATAAAAAAAAATCTCTGAAGGCTGGCAGCAGTACTGCCAAGACGCGGAAGACGACTGGCTCGGCTAAAAAGGCCAAGAGCAGCGAAAAGAAACCGGCTTCCAAGACGACGAGAAAACGCGCCGTTAAAAAGACGACGAAAAGCGACGCGGCGAAATAAATAGTAAACTGCATTCCAAAGGGAAAGTGGGGGAGTTAAGATGGAAAAAATATTATTCGTGGCGTCAGAAGCCGTGCCTTTTATCAAGACGGGCGGCTTAGCCGACGTCATGGGCGCTTTACCGAAGGAATTGGCCGCCAAGGGCATGGACGTCCGCCTGGTCATTCCGAAATACAGCCTGATTAAAGACGAAGCAAAGCAGCAGATGAAGCAGGTGACGACGGGGATCGTCAATCTGGCCTGGCGTCAGCTGTACTACGGCGTCGACGAAATCGATATGGACGGCGTCAAGGTATACTTCATCGACAATGAATGGTACTTCAAGCGCGACCGCCTGTACGGCTATGCCGACGACGACGAACGGTTCGCCTATTTCTGCCGCGCCGTGCTGACGATGCTGCCGCGCATCGGCTTCCAGCCCGACATCATTCACGGCAACGACTGGCATACGGGCATGCTGGGCGTCTTCTTGAAGGAAGATTTCTACCATGACGATTTCTACAAAAATATGAAATTCGTCTATACCATTCATAACCTGAAATATCAGGGGATTTATCCGGCGTCTATCATGCAGGATATCATCGGCCTGCCGCAGCACTTGTTCGACAACGGCAATCTGGAATGCGACGGCTGCGTCAACTACATGAAATCGGGCATGGTCTACGCCGACTACATCACGACGGTCAGCCCGACGTACGCTCAGGAAATTACCTATCCGTACTTCGGCGAACGGCTGGACGGCTATATCCGCAGCAATCAGGACAAAGTCGTCGGCATTATCAACGGCCTCGACGAAGATGCCTATAATCCCGAAACGGACCCCTATATTGCCCAAACGTATACGTCGAAGGACGCCCGCGCCGGCAAGCGCGTCAACAAGGACGCCCTGCGCAAGGAATTGGGGCTGCGCATCAAGCGCGGCGTGCCCATGGTCGCCATGGTATCGCGCCTCGTCGAAGACAAGGGCATGGATTTGGTAACGCGCATTATGGACGAGCTCGTCGAAGACGACGTACAGCTGGTTATCGTCGGGACCGGCGACTGGCAGTATGAAGAAGCCTTCCGCGATTTGGCCCGCCGCTATCCGACAAAGGTATCGGCCAACATCATGTTCAACGAAGGCCTGGCGCACCGCGTCTATGCGGCGGCGGATATCTTCCTCATGCCCTCGCGGTATGAACCGTGCGGACTGAGTCAGCTCATCGCCCTGAGATACGGCGCCGTGCCCGTCGTCCGCGAAACGGGCGGCCTGCGAGATACCGTCGTTCCCTTTGATAAATACAAAAATCAGGGCAACGGCCTGACGTTCCCGAACTTCAATGCTCATGAACTGTTGTTTACGGCAAAGACGGCTTTGGGATACTACGAAGATACCGCCTTGTGGGATCACATCGTCAAGAACGCCATGGAAAGCGACTACAGCTGGAAGCGTTCGGCTCAGGCGTATGCAGACTTGTACAAAAAGGTATTGAACCGATAAGAACAATACAGCCAAATCCCCCGCCGTACTTGCTCGGCGGGGGATTTTACAAAAAAAGGAGATTTCATGGATTTAGGACTGTATCACAATTCACATGAATTTTATTGCCGCTCTGTTTTCGGCGCCGTTCCCTCGGGTAGCCAGGTCGTCCTGCGCCTGCGGGCCGACAAAAATATAGAAGAAAACTGGCAGGCCAGCGTGCGCCTGTGGCAGAGCAACGCCGGCGAAACGATCGTTCCCATGACTTGGGAAGGCGAGGCCTTCAAGGCGACGCTGACCATGCCGGATAAGGGGTGCCTCCTTTGGTACTATTTCATCGTTTCCTACGACGGCAAGACCGTCTATTACGGCAATAACCACGAGCAGCTCGGCGGCAAGGGCCGCATTACGGCTCAGGAGCCGCCGTCCTATCAGATTACCGTATACGATAAGGACGTCAAGACGCCGGACTGGTTCAAGAATGCCATCGTCTATCAGATTTTTCCCGACCGGTTCCGCCGTGGCAAGGATACGACGGCGGTGCTTACGGGCAAGAAGGGCGCTGTCATTCACAGTGACTGGGACGACATACCGGCCTATTGGAAGAACCCCGATACGGGAGAGATTGCCTTTTACGATTTTTACGGCGGCAACCTGGCGGGTATCCGGGAAAAGTTTTCGTATCTGAAAGAATTAGGCGTGACGGCGATTTATCTCAACCCTATTTTTGAAAGCTGCACGAACCATCGCTACAGCACGGCCGATTATCACCGCGTCGATCCCTTCCTGGGGACGAACGAAGAGTTTGCCGCGTTCTGCCGGGCAGCTAAGGAAGAGGGCATGGCCGTCATCCTGGACGGCGTGTTCAGCCATACGGGGGCCGACAGCATTTATTTCAACCGCTTCGGCCATTATGACAGCGTCGGCGCCTACCAGTCCAAGGAATCGCCGTACTATTCGTGGTACCGGTTTAAGGAGTACCCGAACGACTACGAGTCGTGGTGGGGCGTCATGGACTTGCCCAACGTAGAGGAAACGGAGCCGTCGTATATGGACTTTATCATCCACAACGACGACAGCGTGCTGCGCTACTGGATGCGCCAGGGCATCAGCGGCTGGCGTCTCGACGTCGTCGACGAGCTGCCGGCGGCGTTTCTCCGCGATTTCTATAAGACGCTGAAGGAAGAAAATCCCGACGCCGTGCTCATAGGCGAGGTGTGGGAGGACGCGTCGAATAAAATCAGCTACGGCGAACAGCGCGAATACCTGTGCGGCTACGAGCTCGACAGCGCTATGAACTACGCCTTGCGGACGATTGCCGTCGATTTCATCATGGGCCGCAAGGAAGGCCGGCGCATGCTGGCTGAAATGACGCACCTCATTGAAAATTATCCGCCGGAGCACTTTTACGCCATGCTTAACCTCATCGGCAGCCACGACATCGAACGCATCTTGACAGTCCTGGCAAAAGACGCCGACTCCAATACGCTCTCGGCCGAGGACATTGCCAAGAAGCGCCTGCGCATGCTTCTGACCTGGCAGATGACGATGCCCGGCGCACCCTGTATTTATTACGGCGATGAAGCCGGCGTGACCGGCGGAAAGGATCCGGACAACCGCCGCACCTATCCGTGGGGGCATGAGGACGAAGAAATCCTGTCGTGGACGAAAGGGCTGACGGGACTGCGCCGTAGCAGCGACGCCCTGCGCACGGGCCGTTTCATCCCGCTGTACGCCGACGGCGACGTCTTCGCCTATGCCCGCAGCATCGAAGGCGGCCGGGATATATTCGGACAGAAAAAAGAAGACGGCTTCTTTATCATCGCTATGAATAAAAACACTACGTCCCTGCGGACGGTCAGCGTGTACACGAACGGATTGGCCTACGGCGAGCTGACCAACGCCCTGTATCCCCGCATGAAGCCTATCCGCACGATCAACAGCCGGTTCACCCTGACGCTGCCGCCGCTGAGCGCCGTCGTCCTGAAAGGGCAGGAAGCCCGCAAAAAACGGGCCGGCGTCTTCCTGCATCCGACGTCGCTGCCTTCGGCCGGCGGGAACGGCGACCTGGGGCCTAACGCCTATCGGTTTATCGATTTCCTCAAGACGGCCGGCCAGAGCCTATGGCAGATTCTGCCGCTGACGCCGCCGCTCATGGGCGATTCGCCCTATCTGGCCCGATCGGCCTTTGCCGGGAACGAACGGCTCATTTCCCTCGACGTGCTCCACGAATGGGGATGGCTGTCTGCCGAAGAACTGTGCGAATATAAGGAAGTCGTCGGGAATACGAAATCCTGGGACGAAGCCTGGAAGGTCAAGAAGGACGCGCTCTGGCGTATGTCCCATAAGAAAGACCTGAACGTGCCGTGGTCGCCTTACGCCGATTTCTGCAAGGAAAACGCGTACTGGCTCGACGACTACGCCTTGTTCCGTTCTGTCGGCGATTTCTTCGGAGGCAAGGTCTGGACAGAGTGGCCCGACAATATCCGCTGCCACGCTGCCGACGGCATAGCCTATTATAAAAAAGAATTGTCCGGCGCCATATCCCATTATAAATTCTTGCAGTATATTTTCTACTGCCAGTGGCAGGCTCTTCGGAAATATGCCCATGACAACGGCGTGCAGATCCTCGGTGACATGCCCATGTTTGTCGCCCACAACAGCGCCGACTGCTGGGCTCATCAGGAGCTGTTCCAGCTGGACGAAGGCGGCAATCCCACGGCCGTCGCCGGCGTGCCGCCCGATTATTTCAGCGCCGATGGCCAGCTGTGGGGCAACCCGCTGTACGACTATGAGGCCATGGCTGCCGACGGCTATCGCTGGTGGGTAGAGCGGTTCCGCGCGATATACCAGTTTGTAGACGAAGTGCGCATCGACCATTTCCGCGGCCTCGAATCGTACTGGGCTGTGCCCGCCGAAGCCAAGACGGCCCGCGAAGGCGCCTGGGTCAAAGGGCCGGGCCTCGACCTGTTCCGTGCCGTGTATAAAGAGCTCGGTTTCCTGCCCATGGTGGCGGAGGATCTGGGCATCATTACGGACGACGTATGCGCCCTGAAAGACGCCCTGCGCCTGCCAGGCATGAAGATACTCCATTTCCACATGGCAGAACGGGCCGACGGCCGGTATTCCTTTGATACAGAGCCGAACTGTCTCGTCTACACGGGAACGCACGACAACAACACGACGCTGGGCTGGTATGAAGAAGACCTGGACGAATCGGAACGGCTACAGCTGCGCCAGGCCTTGGGCCTGCCGGACGACGCTGCGCCGGAAGCTGTCGTCCGCGCCGTCATCGCCTACGTTTACAGCCGCCGCGCCGAAACGGCCGTCGTACCCCTGCAGGACATACTGGCCCTGCCGGGAAACTGCCGCATGAACGTGCCCGGAACGGCTGAAGGAAACTGGCAGTGGCAAATGGACGGCGGCATGCTCAAGCTGGACATCGCCAAATGGCTGTCTGAATTATGTAAAGAATACGGACGATAATTGCGCCCGTTTCAGAGGGGGAAAAGACGCATGTCTGATATGACAGATAAAAATGAAAAATTTAAACGGGCCTTGGAAGTCCACGCCCAGCTGCACGGCAAACTAGCCATTCACAGCAAATTGCGGGCCGATTCCAAGGAAGCCCTGTCCATCTTATATACGCCCGGCGTCGCGGCGCCGTGCCTGGAAATCGCCCAGGATAAAGAGCTGGCCTATACGTATACCGGCAAGGGCAACGACGTGGCCGTCATTACCGACGGCAGCGCCGTCCTGGGGTTGGGGAATATCGGCCCTGATGCGGCCATGCCGGTCATGGAAGGGAAGTGCCTGCTGTTCAGCGAGTTTGCCGGCATCAACGCCGTGCCCCTGTGCGTAGGCACGCAGGACGTAGACGAATTTGTCCGCTTCGTCCAGCTGGCCAGCCCGTCCTTTGGCGGGATCAACCTGGAAGATATCAGCAGCCCGCGCTGCTTTGAAATCGAAAAGCGGCTTCGCGAAACGCTGAATATCCCCGTGTTCCACGACGATCAGCACGGCACGGCCATCATCGTCCTGGCCGGCGTCATCAACGCGCTGGAGTATTTAGGAAAGTCTGCCGAAACGGCGTCGGTCGTCATCAACGGCGCCGGCGCAGCCGGCATCAGCATCGCCAATCTGCTGCTGGAATACGGTTTTACAGATGTGACGCTCTGCGACATCAACGGCGCCGTCTGTGAAGGCGACGATACGCTCAATCCGGCTCAGGCCGCCATGGCGAAGCGGACGAACCGCCGTCATGCCAAGGGCAGCCTGAAGGATGTACTGGCAGGCAAGGACGTGTTTATCGGCGTGTCCCGCGGCGGCCTCGTGTCCCAGGAAATGATTGCCTCGATGGCTGAGAAAAACGTCGTCTTCGCCATGGCCAATCCCATCCCGGAAATCTATCCCGACGAAGCGAAGGCTGCCGGCGCGTCCGTCGTCGGCTCGGGCCGGTCCGATTTCCCCAATCAGGTCAACAACGTCCTCGTATTTCCTGGAATTTTCCGCGGGGCCATCGACTGCCATGCGTCGGATATCAGCGAGGGCATGAAGCTGGCTGCGGCGAGAGCCATTGCCGACGTAGCGAAGCAGGACGGCCTGCGGGAAGACTACATCCTGCCCGACGCCTTTGACCATCGCGTCACCATCGCCGTAGCGGCTGCCGTTGCCGAGGCTGCGGCAAACGAAGGCATCGCCGGCAATCCCTTGACCTATGAAGAAGAAGCGGCGAAGGCCGAAGCCTTTTTGAACGAAGTATAGCAGGATATGAAAGCACTGGCGTCATCTGGCGGTGACGCCAGTGTTTTTTCGTTTCTGCTCGGGAAAAGCAGGGACGCAAGGCGCCTGCGTCGAATATTATACTATTACGGTATGTTGCGAACGGATTCTATACAGGCGGTGATATTGTGCATATCCATTACATGCATATTGAAAATTATCGAAATTTGACAGACGTGGAGATGACCTTTCATGAAAAGGCCAACTATCTCGTCGGCGAAAACGCTATTGGCAAAAGCGGGTTTCTGCGCTTGCTGTCGGTCATGAGCGAAGGCTTCGGCATCAGGGAAGACGATTACGCCGACCCGGCGCGGCCTATCGTCATTACGCTGGAAATGCACCTGCTTCGGAACCAAAACGAGTATTTCGCCGCGTTTCCCGATGAGCGGCGGGAGACGATGAAGGTGCGCCTGGAAAAGAGGGTGGAAGAAATCTACCCGCGGCTGTACGATGCAGAGAGAAACGAAGAACTGCCTCTCGACCTGATACGCTGCATCCATTATCTGCCCAATTCCGTCGTCGACCCGGAAGAACTCAAAGTGCCGGCAACGGTATACCGCGCGTTGGAACGGCGGCTGTATCAGTGGGAGCATTCCCATGACGACGGGCTGGACGAAGATACGCAGGCCTTTATCCATCATGAAGTGCAGGTAGGCAGCCTCGACTCGTCGTATTTTGTCAATATCTTCCTCTTGTCCCGCATCCTGAGCCGCCAGGATCGCTCGACAGCCGACAACATGAAGTTTATTTCCCTCGTCGCCCTGCGTATCCTCACGCAGATTTTCATCATGTCCCGAAGCAAGGCCATGCCCCTGGAGCAGAGCCTGATTATCGACGGCAAGGGGCGGCGCTATTTGCCTCTCGTCGTATCTATCGACGAGCCGGAGGTGCACCTCCATCCATACATGCAGCGGTCTATTTTAAATTATTACAAGCAGCTCCTGAGCAACGGCGATTCCCGCTTCTGCGAGCTCCTGAAGGATTTGTTCGGCATCGACGGCCTGCGGGGGCAGCTGTTCATCGTCACGCACTCGACAGACGCCCTCGTCGACGATTACCGCAATATCGTCCGCCTGTACCGCGGCGACGCCGGTCAGGTCTGCGCGGCCTGCGGAGCGACCTTTCATTTCAGCGAGGAAATCGAGAAGCACCTGATCATGCATTTCCCCGAAGTGAAGGAGGCCCTGTATTCGCGGAGCGTCCTCGTCGTCGAAGGGGAAACGGAGTTCGGCTGCTTCCAGCTGTTCGGCACGACGCTGGGGCTGCCCTTTGACTACTACGGCATCTGCCTCATCAACGCCCGCGGCGAAAGCTCGATTTCAAAGATAAAGAAGCTTCTGGAATACTTCAAGATTCCCACCGTCGCCTTATACGACGCCGACGTAAAGGGCGGCCATAAGGGCGAGACGGGCGTGTTCTTTACCGACGAAATTTGCTTTGAAATGGATTTGGCCAAGACGATGATCGACATGGGCCGCCGCCGCGAGCTGGACCGCATCATCAATACCGTAGCCGGCGAGCACGGCCGGGCCACGTCGGACATGATTAAAAAGGCCTGCCGCAAGCTGGACGTCAATTTCCACGACTATCCGCCGCGCATGCTGGGCAACGTCAACGCCCGCAATATCAAGGCACTGTACATCTATTATTTTGCCTGGCTGTACAGCAACAAGGGCGTCATCCTAGGTCGGCTCCTGGGGCAGTCCCTGCGCAGCCAGGAAATCCCCAGGGCCTTTGTCAAGGTCATCGAAGAGGCCGGCAAACTGGCAAAAGTATAAGCTGCCTTGCAGCAGACATTAGAGCAGGAGTTATCGTATAGTATGAAATTGTTTATCGCAGAGAAGCCCAGCATGGCTAGGGAACTGGCAAAATGCCTCCCGCAGCCGCAGCGGCAGGAAAAGGGCTTTATCCGTACGGGCGGCGGCATCGTCACCTGGGCCTACGGCCACATGCTGCAGCAGGCGGAGCCGCAGGATTATAATCGGCAATACAAGCAGTGGAAGGACGCCGATTTGCCCATTATTCCAGAGCATTGGAAGCTGCTCGTCAGCCCGAACAGCAGGGAGCAGTTCGACGTCATCTGCCGCCTCATCGGCGACGCCGACTCCATCGTCCATGCCGGCGACCCTGACAGGGAAGGGCAGCTTCTGATTGACGAAATACTCGATTATGTAGGCAATACGAAGCGCGTCGAGCGCATCCTTTTAAATGCCCTCGACGAAAAGAGCATCGGTGAAGCCCTTCATGATTTGCGGGATAACGGCGATTTTTCTCATCTCAAGGAATCAGCTTTGGCCCGCAGCCGTGCCGACTGGCTCATCGGCATGAACCTGTCGCGGGCTTATACGCTGGCCGCCCGCCGGCAGGGACACCGCGTCGTATTTCCCATCGGCCGGGTTAAGACGCCGACGCTGGCCTTAGTCGTCCGCCGCCAGCGGGAAATCGACAATTTCAAGCCCGTGACCTATTACGTCGTCAAGGCGCAGTTCAATCATGCCAAGGGCGTCATTACAGCCCAGTGGCAGCCTGGCGATACGCAGGCCGGCCTCGATTCGGAAGGGCGCTGCATCGATAAAAAGAAAGCTGAAGAAATAGTAGAAAGGCTGCGCGCTCAGCCCGATGGAACGATTGCCGAAGGGAAGAAGACGAAAAAGAAGGAAGCGCAGCGGCTGCCCTTGTCCTTGTCGTCCCTGCAGGTGCTGGCAGGTAAGCGCTACGGCTACAGCCCCCAGCAGGTATTGGACGCAGCTCAGCAGCTGTACGAGCGCAAGCTGACGACGTATCCCCGTTCAGACTGCGAGTATCTGCCCTTGAATCAGCGAAAGGACGTGCCGGCTATTTTAGCTAATTTAGGCCGCCTTTCAGATAAAACCTTGTCCCAATGGGCCGGGCGGGCCGATGGCAGCATCAAGAGCCGGGCCTGGAACGACGGCAAGATTACGGCGCACCACGCGATCATCCCGACGACAGTGCCCTGTCCGTACGATAAGCTGACAGCTGTCCAACGAAATATATATTTCCTCATTGCCCAAGCCTACATGGCGCAGTTTTATCCTGTCCACGAATATATACAGAACCGCATCGTCATCGCCGCCGCCGGCGAGCAGTTCGTCGCCCACGGCAAAACCGTCGTCGTGTTGGGCTGGAAAGAGCTGTATCAGTCCGATGGAGACGATGATGACGAAAAGGGAGAGTTGCCGCCGGTCCGCAAGGGCGACGGCGTCCAGTTCCGCCGCGGCAAGGTCGAAGAAAAGGCTACGAAGGCGCCGCCGCGGTTCACCTCGTCGACGCTTCTTCAGGCGATGAAGGAAATTTATAAATACGTCAAGGACGATTCGCTGAAGAAAAAGCTTAAAGAAGTGCAGGGCATCGGTACGGAAGCGACGCGGGCCACGATTATCGGCGAGCTCATCGAGCGGAAATTTTTAGTCGAAGAAGGGAAAAAGAAGTACCTGAAACCGACGGATATGGCCTATCTTCTCGTCGATTCCCTGCCGGACGAGCTGCTGTATCCCGATGAAACGGCTGTTTGGGAAGAACGGCTGTACCAGATGAGCCTGGGAAAGGACAGCCTAGCCGACTTTCTCAGCGCCCAGGAATTATTTTTGCGCAAGCTCATTGCGGCAGCCCGGAACAATGACGGAACGCCGCAGCCAAAGGAAGGGCGCGTATGTCCTCAATGCGGCGGCGCTATGGTACGCCGCCATGGAAAGTACGGCGATTTCTGGGGCTGTACCAACTATCCCAAATGCCGCCATACGGAGCGCATCGACGCACCGCCTGCGTCGGCGGCAGGCGACGGGGAATCTTATGTTTGTCCGCGCTGCAAGGAAGGAATCTTTGTCCGCCGCAGCGGCCCATACGGGCCGTTTTGGGCCTGCAGTAAGGAAGGCTGCCGTACGACCTGTGCCGACGTAGACGGCGTTCCCAGCATTTATGCTGCCTCGTCCGAAAAATAAACCTGTCGGGGACGGCGTACGGTGTAAGCGTCTGTGCCGTATAGTACAGCAGAGGAGAGGAGGGGTGAAGGATGGATACAGCGCAGGCCCGGCGTTGGTGCCGCCAGCAGAAATACGACCAGGCAGCGGCTATGTATGCCCGGCAAATTGCCGCAATGGATGCATGGGGGCCGTGGGACTATTACTACTACGCCTACAGCCTGAGCAAACTGAGAGAGTATGCCGAAGGACGGGAGATTTCCCGCCGGTGCATCATAGCCTTTCCCGGCTTCACCCAAATCCGGGATGTATACGGCTGGTGCCTGTATCATCTGTACGTGCGTCCTTTTATACCCGGACAGTCTGACGAAGACGATTTCCGACGGGCCGTTGAGGCCATCGTCAAGTATACCGAGCAAACGGCTCAATCCCCTTATGAACGGGCCGTCTGGAAGATGATCGACGTGCTGCGCCGGCAGAAAAAAGCTACCGCTGAAGAGATAGACTCCTGGCTGACTCTCCTTAATCCTAACAGGTTGTCTTTGCAGCCGCAGGAGTACGTCAAAGACGGCGAATGGCTGAGCGGCGCGTCGTACCGCGAGCGGTGGTATGCTCTGAAGAGCGGCGTATTGGTCAAGAAGGGGGAATATGACGCCTGCATTGCTGTCTGTGAAGAGGGGCTGCGTATTTTTACGGACTTTCACTATGACAATGATATCTGGTTCAAATATCGCATCGCCCTCTGCCGCCTCCGCCTCGGCGACGTAGACGGCGCAGAGCGAGAATTTTCCGCCCTTTTGCAGTATAAGCAGCATTGGATTATATACCGCGGGCTTTTCTACACAGGGCAGGCGCGGAAAAGCCTGCGGAAGATGAAACAATACGGCGCCGCAGCCCTGCTCCTGCCGGGGGATATGGCTGATAAAGTCCAGTTCCTCGCTGAATTTGCCGATTCCCTGGCGGGCCAGGAGGACTTGCGGACGGAGCGGGCCCGGCACTATGCCCTGGCCCTGCGCATTCGGCAGGAAAAAGGCTGGTTCGTTCCGGAGGCTCTGCGCAGGCAGGCCGCGACGTATGAAGGGCAGATTCCCCGTAAGGCGGAGTTGCTCCGCTCGCTGCAGGCATTCTGGATACGGTGCCGGCACGACGGCGAAGAAGAAAAGCAGGGCTTTATCTCGGCCGTTCTGCCGGGAGGACGGGCCGGGTTTATCAAGGAATACGGCGGGCCGTCCTATTATTTCAAACGCGATGCCCTCCTGGGGCTGGACGCCGAGGCAGGGACGTACGTCACCTTTTTCGTCGAAGTCGGCCAGGATCGCTTTGGCGGCAAGGCGTCGCGGCGGGCTGTCGATATCCGGAAAAAAGAAAGCCTGTTCTGACGATGAATTTTTCGCATATACTATCTCATTTTGTATGGCGACGCGGCCTGTTTTGGTATATAATTTTGGTATACCACATGGAAAGGTGAAGGCACAACATGATTTTATCAGGCAAGGAAATCGTAAAGCATTTGGGTAAGGAAATTATCATTACGCCCTTTCATCCCGAACGGGTCAATCCGAACAGCTATAATTTATCGTTATATAATCAGCTGATGGTATATGATGACTACGAGCTGGACATGGCCAAGCCCAATCCGGCGTCGATTATCGACATCCCCGAAGACGGCTACGTACTGCAGCCGAATAAGCTCTATTTGGGGCGGACAAACGAGTATACGAAGACTGACGGCTATATTCCTATGCTGGAAGGCCGCTCATCTGTCGGCCGTCTGGGCGTGTTCATCCACGTGACGGCAGGCTTCGGCGACGTTGGCTTTGCTGGCTACTGGACGCTGGAAATCTTCTGCGTCCAGCCGATCCGCATCTATCCCAACGTAGAAATCTGCCAGATTTATTACCACGACATCGACGGCGAGTACGACACATATCAGCACGGAAAATACCAGAACAATTCGGGAATTCAGCCGAGCATGCTGTGGAAGGATTTTCAGAAGAAATGAGAGAAGTAAAGTGAGGAAAATATGGCTAAACCTTTTTTGAAATGGGCAGGTGGAAAAAGTCAGCTTTTAAATGAAATAGAGATGTATTATCCTTTTGAAGATAATCAGGTCACGAAATATGCAGAACCTTTTGTAGGCGGCGGTGCTGTTCTTTTTGATGTATTAGGGCGTTATAAGGTAAGCGAAGTATACATCAGTGATATTAATGCAGAACTTATTAATACCTATTGCAGCATTCGTGACCATAGCGGTGATATTATAAATCTGCTTAAAAAATATCAAGCGGAATACATCCCGCTTGAAGCTGTTGCCCGAAAAGAATATTATAATATACAGCGGATGAAATTTAATAAATTAAAATTAAATAATGCGGCTTTTGAAAATATTGAGAAAGCTGCATTGATGATATTTTTAAATAAGACTTGCTTTAATGGATTGTATCGAGTTAATAAAAAAGGATTATTTAACGTGCCTATGGGCGCATACAAGAATCCCCTCATTTGTGATGAAATGAATTTACGTTCTGCGGCAGAGGCGCTGCAGAACGTAACTATTGTCTGTGGAGATTATCGGGAAGCGTCTGCGTTTATCGATAGGCATACATTTGTATATTTTGATCCTCCGTATAGACCGTTAACTGGTACCTCAAGTTTTACAGCGTATACGGAACAGCTGTTTAATGATGAAGCACAAATTGAGCTTGCAAAATTTGTTGATGCTATGGATTGTAGAGGAGCAAAAATAGTAGTAAGTAATTCGGATCCTAAAAATGTGAATAGAGAAGATAACTTTTTTGATTCTATCTATGCGGCTCATAATATTAAAAGAGTTCAGGCAAGTCGCATGATTAATAGTAATAGTAAGGCAAGAGGAAAAATTAAAGAATTGCTTATATCAAATTTTTAATAAGAAGAAGCCATATTGTAAATGTAGATTTGCAGCCATATATTGGCAATATTGACGATGATGATGAGATGAGGTAATTCGCATGTTTAAAAGAAATTTCGATACATGGCTGGATAGTTTTCGAAACAGTATTGCCACTTATGGGTATTATATTGATTTTGAAAAAGTTCATCATAACGTGGAAGCGATTAAAGTCGAACTCAATA
This region of Megasphaera stantonii genomic DNA includes:
- the dcd gene encoding dCTP deaminase: MILSGKEIVKHLGKEIIITPFHPERVNPNSYNLSLYNQLMVYDDYELDMAKPNPASIIDIPEDGYVLQPNKLYLGRTNEYTKTDGYIPMLEGRSSVGRLGVFIHVTAGFGDVGFAGYWTLEIFCVQPIRIYPNVEICQIYYHDIDGEYDTYQHGKYQNNSGIQPSMLWKDFQKK
- a CDS encoding ATP-dependent nuclease, giving the protein MHIENYRNLTDVEMTFHEKANYLVGENAIGKSGFLRLLSVMSEGFGIREDDYADPARPIVITLEMHLLRNQNEYFAAFPDERRETMKVRLEKRVEEIYPRLYDAERNEELPLDLIRCIHYLPNSVVDPEELKVPATVYRALERRLYQWEHSHDDGLDEDTQAFIHHEVQVGSLDSSYFVNIFLLSRILSRQDRSTADNMKFISLVALRILTQIFIMSRSKAMPLEQSLIIDGKGRRYLPLVVSIDEPEVHLHPYMQRSILNYYKQLLSNGDSRFCELLKDLFGIDGLRGQLFIVTHSTDALVDDYRNIVRLYRGDAGQVCAACGATFHFSEEIEKHLIMHFPEVKEALYSRSVLVVEGETEFGCFQLFGTTLGLPFDYYGICLINARGESSISKIKKLLEYFKIPTVALYDADVKGGHKGETGVFFTDEICFEMDLAKTMIDMGRRRELDRIINTVAGEHGRATSDMIKKACRKLDVNFHDYPPRMLGNVNARNIKALYIYYFAWLYSNKGVILGRLLGQSLRSQEIPRAFVKVIEEAGKLAKV
- a CDS encoding DNA topoisomerase III yields the protein MKLFIAEKPSMARELAKCLPQPQRQEKGFIRTGGGIVTWAYGHMLQQAEPQDYNRQYKQWKDADLPIIPEHWKLLVSPNSREQFDVICRLIGDADSIVHAGDPDREGQLLIDEILDYVGNTKRVERILLNALDEKSIGEALHDLRDNGDFSHLKESALARSRADWLIGMNLSRAYTLAARRQGHRVVFPIGRVKTPTLALVVRRQREIDNFKPVTYYVVKAQFNHAKGVITAQWQPGDTQAGLDSEGRCIDKKKAEEIVERLRAQPDGTIAEGKKTKKKEAQRLPLSLSSLQVLAGKRYGYSPQQVLDAAQQLYERKLTTYPRSDCEYLPLNQRKDVPAILANLGRLSDKTLSQWAGRADGSIKSRAWNDGKITAHHAIIPTTVPCPYDKLTAVQRNIYFLIAQAYMAQFYPVHEYIQNRIVIAAAGEQFVAHGKTVVVLGWKELYQSDGDDDDEKGELPPVRKGDGVQFRRGKVEEKATKAPPRFTSSTLLQAMKEIYKYVKDDSLKKKLKEVQGIGTEATRATIIGELIERKFLVEEGKKKYLKPTDMAYLLVDSLPDELLYPDETAVWEERLYQMSLGKDSLADFLSAQELFLRKLIAAARNNDGTPQPKEGRVCPQCGGAMVRRHGKYGDFWGCTNYPKCRHTERIDAPPASAAGDGESYVCPRCKEGIFVRRSGPYGPFWACSKEGCRTTCADVDGVPSIYAASSEK
- a CDS encoding DNA adenine methylase, yielding MAKPFLKWAGGKSQLLNEIEMYYPFEDNQVTKYAEPFVGGGAVLFDVLGRYKVSEVYISDINAELINTYCSIRDHSGDIINLLKKYQAEYIPLEAVARKEYYNIQRMKFNKLKLNNAAFENIEKAALMIFLNKTCFNGLYRVNKKGLFNVPMGAYKNPLICDEMNLRSAAEALQNVTIVCGDYREASAFIDRHTFVYFDPPYRPLTGTSSFTAYTEQLFNDEAQIELAKFVDAMDCRGAKIVVSNSDPKNVNREDNFFDSIYAAHNIKRVQASRMINSNSKARGKIKELLISNF